A single Crateriforma conspicua DNA region contains:
- a CDS encoding lactate/malate dehydrogenase family protein yields MKVSIIGGGGLVGSCAAYALQCGGLASEIALLDVNQELAVGQALDLQHGGPSVADQRIAGGGYEHIPDSDIICITAGLRRKPDESRLDLINRNTDLFVQIVRDVKAAGPKSSAIVLVVSNPVDILTYVAAQMLDLPESQVIGLGTQLDTIRFCSLIAEELNAPPTQTRALILGEHGESMVPIWSSATIAGLPLDKYPGWNPALANKLFTRTRGSGAEVIKRKGGAGFAVGIAIRDCIDAVILNQNRVMPVSSIQNGCYGIRDVALSVPTVLGRQGVVDRMEIDLWPKEVQGLRQSGASLRKTLELVMQRVA; encoded by the coding sequence GGCGGCGGTTTGGTCGGTTCCTGCGCCGCGTATGCTCTGCAATGCGGCGGCCTGGCCAGCGAAATCGCTTTGCTGGACGTCAACCAAGAATTGGCGGTTGGTCAGGCGTTGGACCTGCAACACGGCGGCCCCAGCGTGGCGGATCAACGGATCGCCGGCGGAGGCTATGAGCACATTCCCGACAGCGACATCATCTGCATCACCGCGGGCTTGCGCCGAAAGCCCGATGAATCGCGTTTGGACCTGATCAATCGCAACACCGATCTGTTCGTCCAGATCGTTCGTGATGTGAAGGCGGCCGGCCCCAAGTCATCGGCCATCGTGTTGGTCGTCAGCAATCCGGTCGACATCCTGACCTACGTCGCCGCTCAGATGCTGGACCTGCCCGAATCACAAGTCATCGGGCTGGGTACGCAACTGGACACGATTCGATTCTGCAGTCTGATCGCAGAAGAATTGAACGCACCGCCGACCCAGACCCGGGCGCTGATTTTGGGTGAACACGGCGAATCCATGGTGCCGATCTGGAGTAGTGCGACGATCGCCGGATTGCCGCTGGACAAGTACCCGGGGTGGAACCCCGCGTTGGCGAACAAGTTGTTCACACGCACCCGGGGCAGCGGCGCGGAAGTGATCAAAAGAAAAGGTGGCGCGGGATTCGCAGTGGGGATTGCCATCCGTGACTGCATCGATGCGGTCATTTTGAATCAAAACCGCGTCATGCCGGTGAGCAGCATTCAAAATGGTTGTTACGGTATACGTGATGTCGCTCTTTCGGTGCCGACGGTCCTGGGACGTCAGGGTGTGGTCGATCGGATGGAGATCGATCTTTGGCCGAAAGAAGTCCAGGGCTTGCGACAAAGCGGCGCGTCATTAAGAAAGACGCTCGAATTGGTGATGCAACGGGTAGCCTAG
- the ftsH gene encoding ATP-dependent zinc metalloprotease FtsH → MADDKRRGKNDRKNQSNVWLVLLTVTGAILLSAMLFGNSQHQMSYRDLMELLSKQVAPPVDAGQESQDGPISIQAKRPSGDLVEYSQLREINVADEEITGTVLYRSLGADGSDTQSQAKRVDFVTNRTLDSDEEQARLISLLNDSGVVWTTERPSRFLENQWPQLLILGVLIVMGIMMLRRVSGVGSPMQFSRSKGKLYGEEELPISFEDVAGIDEAVEEVREVVDFLKNSEKYQALGGRIPKGVLLVGPPGTGKTLLARAIAGEAGAPFFSLSGSDFVEMYVGVGAARVRDMFSQATSRAPCIIFIDELDALGKSRSGNIVGGHDEREQTLNALLVEMDGFDSNSGVIVVAATNRPETLDPALLRPGRFDRHVLVDRPDVAGREEILKVHVKSVRLDDSVELKEIASITPGFVGADLANLVNEAALLAARAGKTAVGLEQFNEAVERVTAGLEKKKRVMNEDEKIRVAYHEAGHALVAAALPNTDPVHKVSIIPRGLAALGYTMQRPESERYLMTKSELESQMRVLLAGTLTEEMIFQDISTGAQNDLERCTEIARSMVMDYGMSRLGRINLRRSTRSPFLAGGGNDGYQSSHSDEMSKMIDKEVSRIIEDALSHTRDILEQRREVLEAVTQRLLEVESIDNEELIRLIKENATGPWLVPGTVSEKPRAKLAPANPGVDIAPTGDNQI, encoded by the coding sequence ATGGCCGACGACAAACGCCGCGGAAAGAACGATCGCAAGAACCAATCCAACGTCTGGCTGGTTCTACTGACGGTCACCGGGGCCATCCTGCTGAGCGCGATGCTGTTCGGCAATTCGCAGCATCAGATGAGCTATCGCGATCTGATGGAACTGCTCAGCAAGCAAGTCGCCCCGCCGGTCGATGCCGGCCAGGAATCGCAGGATGGACCGATTTCGATCCAAGCCAAACGCCCCAGCGGCGACCTGGTCGAATACAGCCAACTGCGTGAAATCAACGTGGCCGACGAAGAAATCACCGGCACGGTGCTGTACCGGTCACTGGGCGCCGACGGCAGTGATACCCAAAGCCAAGCCAAACGTGTCGACTTCGTCACCAACCGGACGCTGGACAGCGATGAAGAACAGGCGCGACTGATCTCCTTGCTGAACGACAGCGGCGTCGTTTGGACGACCGAACGCCCCAGCCGTTTCCTGGAAAACCAGTGGCCTCAACTGTTGATCCTGGGCGTGCTGATCGTGATGGGCATCATGATGCTGCGACGCGTCAGCGGGGTGGGGTCACCGATGCAGTTTTCACGTAGCAAGGGCAAGCTGTACGGCGAAGAAGAATTGCCGATTTCGTTCGAGGACGTCGCGGGGATCGACGAAGCCGTCGAAGAAGTCCGCGAAGTCGTCGACTTTCTGAAGAACAGCGAAAAATACCAGGCCTTGGGCGGACGCATTCCCAAAGGCGTGCTGTTGGTCGGGCCCCCCGGAACCGGCAAAACCCTGCTGGCTCGGGCGATCGCGGGCGAAGCCGGGGCACCGTTCTTCAGCCTGTCCGGCAGCGATTTTGTGGAAATGTACGTCGGCGTCGGCGCCGCCCGCGTCCGCGACATGTTCAGCCAAGCCACCAGCCGCGCGCCGTGCATCATTTTCATCGACGAACTGGACGCCCTGGGTAAAAGCCGCAGCGGAAATATCGTCGGCGGGCACGATGAACGCGAACAGACGCTGAACGCGCTGCTGGTCGAAATGGATGGTTTCGATTCCAACAGCGGCGTGATCGTCGTCGCGGCGACCAACCGGCCGGAAACCTTGGACCCGGCACTGCTGCGTCCCGGTCGTTTCGACCGCCACGTCTTGGTCGATCGCCCCGACGTCGCCGGTCGTGAAGAAATCTTGAAAGTCCATGTCAAATCGGTCCGCCTGGACGACAGCGTTGAACTGAAAGAAATCGCGTCGATCACCCCGGGCTTCGTCGGTGCCGACTTGGCCAACCTGGTCAACGAAGCCGCGTTGCTGGCGGCCCGAGCCGGAAAGACGGCCGTGGGACTGGAACAGTTCAACGAGGCTGTTGAACGGGTCACCGCCGGACTGGAAAAGAAGAAGCGGGTGATGAACGAGGACGAAAAGATCCGCGTCGCCTATCACGAAGCCGGCCACGCGCTGGTCGCCGCCGCGTTGCCCAACACCGATCCGGTTCACAAGGTCAGCATCATCCCCCGCGGCCTGGCCGCCCTGGGATACACGATGCAACGTCCCGAATCGGAACGCTATCTGATGACCAAGAGCGAATTGGAAAGTCAGATGCGGGTGCTGTTGGCCGGCACGCTGACCGAGGAAATGATCTTTCAAGACATCAGCACCGGCGCCCAAAACGACCTGGAACGCTGTACCGAAATCGCCCGCAGCATGGTCATGGATTACGGCATGAGCCGGTTGGGACGCATCAACCTGCGTCGCAGTACCCGGTCGCCGTTCCTGGCCGGTGGCGGTAACGACGGCTATCAGTCCAGCCACAGCGATGAAATGTCCAAGATGATCGACAAGGAAGTCTCGCGAATCATCGAGGACGCGCTTTCACACACCCGTGATATCCTGGAACAACGCCGCGAAGTCCTGGAAGCGGTCACCCAACGGTTGCTAGAAGTCGAATCGATCGACAACGAAGAACTGATCCGGTTGATCAAAGAAAACGCCACCGGACCATGGTTGGTGCCCGGCACTGTTTCCGAAAAGCCACGAGCCAAGCTGGCCCCGGCCAACCCCGGCGTCGACATCGCCCCGACCGGCGATAACCAGATCTAG
- the dxr gene encoding 1-deoxy-D-xylulose-5-phosphate reductoisomerase, with amino-acid sequence MAFSEPDSATMIDATQCEASDPPARRVCILGATGSIGRSTMEVVAHLRKVDPEYRWQVWAASGHRNLDTLAEVALSADPVPRRLVASCAQTHARVSGNGESPLARFSGEILAGPDALVRVATDPEIDVLVAAIVGRAGLESTLAAVQEGKRVALANKETLVVAGPIVRQAAQKSGAELLPVDSEHSALFQCLGDRPDDVEKLILTASGGPFRDWSTEQMRQASVQSALNHPTWDMGAKITIDSATMMNKALEIIEARWLFDVPAETIEVVVHPQSIVHSLVEFRDHSVISQWSPPDMRLPIQYALTYPRRLPGVAKRWNRQQPCQLDMLPADRERFPALDLGFEVARVGGTAGAVVNAANEVAVGLFLDGQIRFTDIVKSCHQVLQHHQFDASPTLADLVQIDQWARRETLRFADGL; translated from the coding sequence ATGGCTTTTTCAGAACCTGATTCCGCCACGATGATCGACGCGACGCAATGCGAAGCCTCCGATCCGCCCGCCCGCCGGGTCTGCATCTTGGGGGCCACCGGCAGCATCGGCCGATCCACCATGGAGGTGGTGGCCCACTTGCGCAAAGTCGACCCGGAATACCGTTGGCAAGTCTGGGCGGCATCGGGGCATCGAAACCTGGACACCTTGGCCGAAGTCGCCTTGTCGGCCGATCCGGTGCCTCGCCGCCTGGTCGCATCGTGTGCCCAGACGCACGCCCGCGTCAGTGGCAATGGTGAATCGCCGCTTGCACGATTCAGCGGTGAAATTCTGGCCGGACCCGACGCATTGGTGCGTGTCGCCACGGACCCCGAAATCGACGTCTTGGTCGCGGCCATCGTCGGACGTGCGGGGCTGGAAAGCACTTTGGCGGCGGTCCAGGAAGGCAAGCGTGTTGCGTTGGCCAACAAGGAAACGCTGGTCGTCGCCGGGCCGATCGTTCGTCAAGCGGCTCAGAAAAGCGGAGCCGAATTGCTGCCGGTCGACAGCGAACATTCCGCATTATTCCAGTGTCTGGGGGATCGCCCCGACGACGTTGAAAAGCTGATCCTGACCGCCAGCGGTGGCCCGTTCCGCGACTGGTCGACCGAACAGATGCGTCAGGCCAGCGTCCAGTCGGCACTGAATCATCCGACGTGGGACATGGGGGCCAAAATCACCATCGATTCGGCCACGATGATGAACAAGGCGTTGGAAATCATCGAAGCCCGGTGGCTGTTCGATGTGCCCGCCGAGACGATCGAAGTCGTGGTGCACCCCCAGTCGATCGTGCATTCGCTGGTGGAATTTCGCGATCACAGCGTGATCAGCCAGTGGAGCCCGCCCGATATGCGGTTGCCGATTCAGTACGCTCTGACCTATCCGCGTCGGCTGCCGGGCGTGGCCAAACGTTGGAACCGGCAACAACCCTGTCAGCTGGACATGTTGCCGGCCGACCGAGAACGTTTTCCCGCTCTGGACTTGGGCTTCGAAGTCGCCAGGGTCGGGGGGACCGCCGGGGCGGTGGTCAATGCGGCCAATGAGGTGGCGGTCGGTCTGTTCTTGGACGGCCAAATTCGCTTTACTGACATCGTCAAGAGTTGTCACCAAGTCCTTCAGCATCACCAGTTTGACGCGTCACCGACGCTGGCCGATCTGGTTCAAATCGACCAATGGGCCCGTCGGGAAACGTTGCGGTTTGCCGATGGTCTGTGA
- a CDS encoding site-2 protease family protein, which translates to MFSFTGISVTELCDAWSLMLAAGQDPGFLAGLLSQVWLWVKVAIGIGLVIFVHELGHFLAAKFFGVKCEKFYVGFDVPIQLGPIKLPRTLGKFQYGETEYGIGILPLGGYVKMLGQDDDPRNAEKEAERIKVDGDDEATEPQFDPRSYPAKPVWQRMIIISAGVIVNVITGILFAAMAYGFGVPYTPAVVGGVTPGGAAWTAGVRPGGEVIAVADLRSEDQLHFNEMKLEIMEQSFDDPDQAVGVQIRYGDDVNEYKLVPQPYPDDPDMRMIGISNASSAQLMPGQSVYPGSVAADVIDDDLAGATVVAIDGQAVDSESVAPATLIDQLLLRHADQDVKLTLQPVGDDSPRDVVLAPQPMRGVGVSFRPGPITAVRKDSPAEKAGIKVGDVITAVDGNENVDAYDLVLRSSLDSVIQTPITLTVVRGQGAAEETLEFELQADSDAAGLAPISPAASDIASGSLGIAFRPRPFVASADQTDADEQLKPGDELKEVRVQWAGGKVPESVQQQLSDEALLRLTEGWEFGSPSSLNSFVTLVQWLPEGTRFQAFAKTAQDSRVIETELVVGPTDLFWHERGLVFQPTAGVQRADGIASAFQLGMREGGRRLKDVFGFLGLLVQGKVKAKYVGGPIRIVQMAGAQAEQGISKQLLFLTMLSMNLAILNFLPIPALDGGHMMFLTAELIRGKRVDEQLEMKLTLAGVLAILALMIFVFANDIIQSS; encoded by the coding sequence ATGTTTTCATTCACAGGAATAAGCGTGACCGAACTTTGCGATGCTTGGTCGTTGATGCTGGCTGCTGGCCAAGATCCCGGGTTTTTGGCCGGTCTGTTGTCTCAGGTTTGGTTGTGGGTCAAAGTCGCGATCGGGATCGGGCTGGTGATTTTCGTGCACGAGCTTGGCCACTTTCTGGCGGCCAAGTTCTTTGGTGTGAAGTGCGAAAAGTTCTATGTCGGTTTCGACGTCCCGATTCAATTGGGGCCGATCAAGTTGCCCCGAACGCTGGGCAAGTTCCAGTACGGTGAAACGGAGTACGGCATCGGAATTTTGCCGCTGGGTGGCTATGTCAAAATGCTGGGCCAGGATGACGATCCACGGAACGCGGAAAAGGAAGCCGAACGAATCAAAGTCGACGGCGATGACGAAGCGACCGAACCACAGTTTGATCCCCGCAGTTATCCGGCCAAGCCGGTTTGGCAGCGGATGATCATCATCAGTGCCGGCGTGATCGTGAACGTCATCACGGGCATCTTGTTTGCCGCGATGGCCTACGGCTTTGGGGTTCCCTACACGCCCGCGGTGGTCGGTGGCGTGACGCCCGGCGGCGCGGCCTGGACCGCGGGGGTTCGCCCCGGCGGTGAAGTGATCGCGGTGGCGGATTTGCGATCCGAAGACCAACTGCATTTCAACGAAATGAAGTTGGAGATCATGGAACAGTCGTTCGACGACCCCGATCAAGCCGTCGGCGTTCAGATCCGCTATGGCGATGACGTCAACGAATACAAGTTGGTGCCACAGCCCTACCCCGACGACCCCGACATGCGGATGATCGGGATCAGCAACGCATCGTCGGCTCAGTTGATGCCCGGCCAATCCGTTTATCCCGGTTCAGTCGCCGCCGATGTGATCGATGATGACTTGGCCGGCGCGACGGTCGTCGCGATCGATGGCCAAGCGGTTGATTCGGAAAGCGTTGCTCCGGCGACCTTGATCGATCAATTGTTGCTGCGGCATGCCGACCAGGACGTGAAGTTGACGTTGCAACCGGTCGGTGACGATTCACCCCGCGATGTGGTTTTGGCGCCGCAGCCGATGCGTGGAGTTGGCGTTTCGTTCCGTCCCGGGCCGATCACCGCGGTCCGCAAAGACAGTCCGGCGGAAAAGGCGGGCATAAAAGTGGGCGACGTGATCACCGCAGTCGACGGGAACGAAAACGTCGACGCCTATGACTTGGTGTTGCGATCGTCCTTGGATTCGGTCATCCAAACGCCGATCACGCTGACGGTGGTTCGCGGCCAGGGTGCCGCCGAAGAAACCTTGGAATTCGAATTGCAGGCCGACTCCGATGCGGCCGGCTTGGCACCCATTTCGCCGGCCGCCAGCGACATTGCCAGCGGTTCGCTGGGCATTGCCTTTCGGCCACGCCCGTTCGTCGCGTCCGCCGATCAAACGGATGCCGATGAACAACTGAAACCGGGCGACGAATTGAAGGAGGTCCGCGTGCAGTGGGCCGGTGGCAAGGTTCCGGAATCGGTTCAGCAACAGTTGTCCGATGAAGCGTTGTTGCGACTGACCGAAGGCTGGGAATTCGGTAGCCCCAGTTCGCTGAATAGTTTCGTCACCCTGGTCCAGTGGTTACCCGAAGGCACGCGTTTCCAAGCGTTCGCCAAAACCGCTCAGGACAGCCGAGTCATTGAAACGGAATTGGTCGTCGGCCCCACCGATCTGTTTTGGCATGAACGCGGGTTGGTGTTTCAGCCCACCGCCGGTGTTCAACGTGCCGATGGTATCGCCAGCGCGTTTCAGTTAGGGATGCGTGAAGGCGGCCGACGCTTGAAAGACGTGTTTGGATTTCTGGGCTTGCTGGTGCAAGGCAAGGTCAAAGCCAAATACGTCGGCGGTCCCATCCGCATTGTTCAGATGGCTGGTGCCCAAGCGGAACAAGGCATTTCCAAACAGCTGTTGTTCCTGACGATGCTTAGCATGAACTTGGCCATCCTGAACTTCTTGCCGATCCCCGCGCTTGATGGCGGCCACATGATGTTTTTGACGGCCGAACTGATTCGCGGCAAACGCGTCGACGAACAGTTGGAAATGAAGCTGACCTTGGCCGGGGTGTTGGCGATCCTGGCATTGATGATATTTGTCTTTGCCAACGACATCATCCAAAGCAGTTGA